Proteins encoded in a region of the Frondihabitans sp. 762G35 genome:
- a CDS encoding heat shock protein transcriptional repressor HspR yields the protein MDEFSPIFAIAVAAELAGMHPQTLRQYDRLDLVVPTRTAGKSRRYSMRDVNQLREIARLSGEGVSLEGIRRILDLENTVASLSKRVRELESALADELLNRPGSRVFAASSSAGSGVVPLRHGTRPQRQTAVVLWRPTR from the coding sequence ATGGACGAGTTCTCACCGATCTTCGCGATCGCGGTCGCGGCCGAGCTCGCGGGCATGCACCCGCAGACCCTCCGCCAGTACGACCGGCTCGACCTCGTCGTGCCGACGCGCACCGCCGGGAAGTCGCGGCGTTACTCGATGCGCGACGTGAATCAGCTGCGGGAGATCGCCCGACTCAGCGGCGAGGGCGTCAGCCTCGAGGGCATCCGGCGCATCCTCGACCTGGAGAACACCGTCGCGTCCCTCTCCAAACGCGTGCGGGAGCTCGAGTCGGCGTTGGCCGACGAGCTCCTCAACCGCCCCGGGTCGCGGGTCTTCGCGGCGTCGTCGTCGGCCGGGAGCGGCGTCGTGCCGCTCCGGCACGGCACCCGGCCGCAGCGGCAGACCGCCGTGGTCCTCTGGCGGCCGACCCGCTAG
- a CDS encoding DnaJ C-terminal domain-containing protein: MASQDWFDKDFYAVLGVSKDVTPAELKKVYRKLARKYHPDSNPGDASSEARFKEISEAHSVLADPEQRKEYDQIRAMGSGARFTAGAGAPGQGGGGFEDVFGGMFGQGGQRRSGYQSGGGFEDIFSGMFGGGGFGQTSGGYRGYGGPSKGRDIVASTTLDFQTAVTGETITLTQSQGKPIKVRIPAGVQDGQKIRLRGRGEPSQDGGEAGDIVLTVAVRPHPVFERDGLNLRLDVPVTFAEATLGATIEVPTLAGEPVRLRVAPGTPSGRVLRVKGRGVDAKEGKGDLLATVQVAVPSHLSDKARAAVEALQEALPNENPRAELLDRARQ, translated from the coding sequence TTGGCAAGCCAGGACTGGTTCGACAAAGACTTCTACGCCGTGCTCGGCGTCTCGAAAGACGTCACGCCCGCCGAACTCAAGAAGGTCTACCGCAAGCTCGCGCGGAAGTACCACCCCGACTCGAACCCGGGTGACGCCTCCTCCGAGGCCCGCTTCAAAGAGATCAGCGAGGCTCACTCGGTCCTCGCCGACCCGGAGCAGCGCAAGGAGTACGACCAGATCCGCGCCATGGGCTCCGGAGCCCGCTTCACCGCCGGCGCCGGTGCCCCCGGCCAGGGCGGCGGCGGCTTCGAGGACGTCTTCGGCGGCATGTTCGGCCAGGGCGGTCAGCGCCGGTCCGGCTACCAGTCGGGCGGCGGCTTCGAGGACATCTTCAGCGGGATGTTCGGCGGTGGCGGCTTCGGCCAGACCTCCGGCGGCTACCGCGGCTACGGTGGGCCGAGCAAGGGGCGCGACATCGTCGCCTCCACCACGCTCGACTTCCAGACCGCCGTCACCGGCGAGACCATCACCCTCACGCAGTCGCAGGGCAAGCCGATCAAGGTCCGCATCCCCGCCGGCGTGCAGGACGGCCAGAAGATCCGCCTCCGCGGACGCGGCGAGCCCAGCCAGGACGGCGGGGAGGCCGGAGACATCGTCCTCACGGTCGCGGTCCGTCCGCACCCCGTGTTCGAGCGCGACGGCCTGAACCTCCGGCTCGACGTCCCCGTGACCTTCGCCGAGGCGACCCTCGGGGCCACCATCGAGGTGCCGACCCTCGCCGGCGAGCCGGTGCGGCTCCGCGTCGCTCCCGGCACCCCCTCGGGTCGCGTCCTGCGCGTCAAGGGTCGCGGCGTCGACGCCAAGGAGGGCAAGGGCGACCTGCTCGCCACCGTCCAGGTCGCCGTCCCGTCCCACCTCAGCGACAAGGCCCGAGCCGCGGTCGAGGCCCTGCAGGAGGCCCTGCCGAACGAGAATCCGCGCGCGGAGCTCCTCGACCGAGCCCGCCAGTAG
- a CDS encoding nucleotide exchange factor GrpE: MSDDAKNPEEEPTVPGEGRTSPEPGSEDGGTADIDGADDLIQAEGPDVELSAEDEALLDQASTDLVAEMRQDMLRAQAELVNFRKRVERDREANRDAVIAEVIRAVLPALDDLSRAEAHGDLAEGPMVVIAQKLRGGFDRFGLTQVGAKGDVFDPKIHDAIVQLPTPDVTVNTVADVIEPGYVLGERVLRAAKVAVSVPA, translated from the coding sequence ATGAGCGACGACGCGAAGAACCCCGAAGAAGAGCCGACCGTCCCCGGCGAGGGTCGCACCTCGCCGGAGCCGGGCTCCGAGGACGGCGGCACGGCCGACATCGACGGTGCCGACGACCTGATCCAGGCCGAAGGTCCCGATGTCGAGCTGAGCGCGGAGGACGAGGCGCTGCTCGACCAGGCCTCGACCGACCTCGTCGCCGAGATGCGCCAGGACATGCTCCGGGCGCAGGCCGAGCTCGTCAACTTCCGGAAGCGCGTGGAGCGCGACCGGGAGGCCAACCGCGACGCGGTCATCGCCGAGGTGATCCGGGCCGTCCTGCCGGCACTCGACGACCTCAGCCGCGCCGAGGCGCACGGCGACCTCGCTGAGGGCCCGATGGTGGTCATCGCGCAGAAGCTCCGCGGCGGTTTCGACCGGTTCGGGCTGACGCAGGTGGGTGCCAAGGGCGACGTCTTCGACCCGAAGATCCACGACGCGATCGTGCAGCTGCCGACGCCCGACGTCACCGTCAACACCGTGGCCGACGTCATCGAACCGGGCTACGTGCTCGGCGAGCGCGTTCTCCGAGCGGCCAAGGTCGCCGTCTCGGTCCCCGCGTAA